In the Topomyia yanbarensis strain Yona2022 chromosome 3, ASM3024719v1, whole genome shotgun sequence genome, one interval contains:
- the LOC131691476 gene encoding transcription initiation factor TFIID subunit 5-like, translating into MAQNKTDLMAVLAVLKKYNLKGTEELLKKEASLSDVPENVAGEADVNSVLAAYKSEGDPDIYEHSYMELRRFVGESLDIYRHELALILYPVLVHMYIELVYNSHEEQAKKLISKFGPEQEYYYQDELAKLAMVSKRDQMSGNDLTDTFKSNAFTIRISRDTLSLLKRHLHEKKASVILNIVNEHLFFDLYEGVARNKTQCDATSGAMIGEAKRLDNKVKVYYGLLKEPDVQTLVQAPPEEDDDMDPDAPDKPKKKKPKKDPLFSKKSKSDPNAPPLDRIPLPKLKDVDKMEKIKALREASKRVNLGPDCLPSVCMYTLLNANYTVTCAEICEDSSLIAIGFSDSSIKVWSLSPVKLREMKSAEQLKEIDRDADDVLIRMLDDRKAETSRILHGHSGPVFRCAFSPDRTMLLSCSEDCTIRLWSLHTWTCVVVYKGHQFAVWDVRFSPHGHYFLSCSHDKTARLWATDTHQPLRIFAGHLSDVDVCIFHPNSNYVATGSSDRTVRLWDVCVGNHLRLMTGHKAPIYSLAFSICGRYLASGSADCRVLIWDLAHGHLIAALCGHSASIHSLCFSRDGVVLATGGLDCCLKLWDFSKLCEDISGENVNVSHNPDVRDGEPYLMRSFPTKQTPFLTLHFTRRNLLLGVGMFEGSV; encoded by the exons ATGGCTCAGAATAAAACAGATTTGATGGCCGTCTTGGCCGTGCTGAAAAAGTACAATTTGAAG GGAACGGAAGAGCTTCTTAAAAAGGAAGCTAGTTTGTCGGATGTGCCGGAAAATGTTGCTGGCGAAGCGGACGTTAATAGTGTGCTGGCTGCTTACAAGAGCGAAGGGGATCCGGATATATATGAACATTCTTACATGGAACTTCGGAGGTTCGTGGGAGAATCACTAGATATCTATCGGCACGAACTTGCACTGATCCTTTATCCGGTGTTGGTGCATATGTACATTGAGCTAGTGTACAACAGCCACGAGGAACAGGCGAAAAAGCTGATCTCGAAGTTTGGTCCGGAACAGGAGTATTACTATCAGGATGAGTTGGCAAAGTTGGCGATGGTGTCGAAGAGGGATCAAATGAGTGGGAACGATCTGACGGATACATTCAAATCGAATGCTTTTACGATTCGAATCTCGCGCGATACTTTATCGCTGTTGAAGCGGCATCTGCACGAGAAGAAAGCTTCGGTGATTTTAAACATTGTCAATGAGCATTTATTTTTCGACTTGTATGAGGGTGTGGCTCGAAATAAGACCCAATGTGATGCCACGTCCGGTGCAATGATTGGCGAGGCAAAAAGGTTGGATAACAAGGTAAAGGTTTACTACGGACTGCTGAAAGAACCGGATGTGCAAACATTGGTACAGGCTCCACCCGAGGAGGATGACGACATGGATCCGGATGCACCGGACAAGCCGAAGAAGAAGAAGCCCAAGAAGGATCCACTGTTTTCGAAGAAGTCCAAGTCGGATCCGAATGCTCCACCGCTGGACAGAATTCCACTGCCGAAGTTGAAGGATGTTGATAAGATGGAGAAGATTAAGGCATTACGAGAGGCGTCCAAGCGCGTTAATCTAGGTCCCGATTGTTTGCCGTCCGTTTGCATGTATACGCTTCTGAATGCAAATTACACGGTGACATG TGCCGAAATCTGCGAGGACTCCAGTTTAATTGCCATTGGATTTTCTGATTCTTCCATCAAAGTGTGGTCGCTGTCGCCAGTTAAGCTACGGGAAATGAAATCAGCCGAACAGCTGAAGGAAATCGATCGCGACGCTGACGACGTCCTGATTCGTATGTTAGACGATCGTAAGGCGGAAACCAGTCGAATACTTCATGGTCATAGCGGACCCGTTTTCCGGTGTGCGTTTTCTCCGGACAGAACCATGCTGCTTTCATGCTCAGAAGATTGCACCATTCGGCTGTGGTCATTACACACTTGGACCTGTGTGGTCGTTTATAAAGGTCATCAGTTTGCCGTGTGGGATGTCCGATTCTCTCCTCACGGACATTACTTTCTGAGTTGCTCACATGACAAAACCGCTAGGTTGTGGGCAACGGATACCCATCAACCGTTGCGCATTTTCGCTGGTCATTTGTCCGATGTCGATGTCTGTATTTTTCATCCTAACTCTAATTACGTGGCTACTGGTTCTAGTGACAGAACGGTTCGTCTTTGGGACGTTTGCGTTGGAAATCATTTGCGATTGATGACTGGACATAAG GCCCCCATTTATTCACTAGCTTTTTCGATATGTGGTCGCTATCTGGCTTCCGGTTCGGCCGATTGCCGTGTTCTTATCTGGGACTTGGCTCATGGTCACCTGATTGCAGCCCTTTGCGGTCACTCGGCTTCGATCCATTCACTGTGTTTTAGCAGGGATGGCGTTGTACTGGCAACGGGTGGTTTGGATTGCTGTCTCAAGCTGTGGGATTTCAGCAAATTGTGCGAAGACATCAGCGGTGAAAATGTGAACGTTTCCCACAATCCGGATGTGCGTGATGGGGAACCTTACTTGATGCGATCGTTTCCCACGAAGCAGACACCGTTCTTGACGTTGCACTTTACCAGACGAAATTTGCTTCTCGGCGTCGGCATGTTCGAAGGGTCGGTCTAA